The proteins below come from a single Streptomyces spongiicola genomic window:
- a CDS encoding S8 family peptidase has translation MPTPLISSRLRRPPAACAAVGAVLLAALPVSAAQAAPQAASATAVSAAPAAPQAVWAAGTRAYLVITAPGDTSAVRGAVTANGGTAFAYYDAIGVIVAHATSPSFAGTMRGVPGVQQVGATRTSDVPADAYDPALPAAPSQSPTSLTESNRWDMTQIKADKAWAVSTGSASVKVGVLDTGVDDRHQDIAPNFNAADSVSCAYGRPDTRAGAWRDIGDHGTHVAGTIAAARNGKGVVGVAPGVRISSVRIAEPDTSMFFAENTVCGFMWAGDHGFRVTNNSYYTDPWMFNCPDDADQAAIIEGVRRAQQYAEGKGSLQVAAAGNSNYDLANKRTDRSSPNDSTPVTRTITNACIDIPTELPGVVTVAATGNGNVKASYSNYGRGIIDVAAPGGDGAYGVYSTLPGGKYGNKNGTSMASPHVAGVAALMASTDPAATPAELRSRLAAQANDTACPSDGRCTGTTADNAFFGEGQVDALKAVGGTPPPGRYFENTTDVAVNDNATAESPITVTGLTGNAPAALVVGVDIKHTYRGDLVLSLVAPDGTVYLLEDFPDGDSADDVVKTYTVNASSKVAAGTWKLRVRDSATRDTGRIDAWNLTF, from the coding sequence TTGCCTACCCCCCTCATATCCAGTCGTCTGAGACGTCCGCCGGCCGCGTGCGCCGCCGTCGGTGCGGTTCTGCTGGCCGCGCTCCCCGTGAGCGCCGCACAGGCCGCGCCCCAGGCGGCGAGCGCAACTGCCGTGTCGGCGGCGCCCGCCGCCCCGCAGGCCGTCTGGGCCGCCGGGACCCGCGCCTACCTGGTGATCACCGCGCCCGGTGACACATCCGCCGTACGCGGTGCCGTCACGGCCAACGGCGGGACGGCCTTCGCGTACTACGACGCCATCGGCGTGATCGTGGCCCACGCCACGTCCCCGTCCTTCGCCGGCACCATGCGCGGCGTCCCGGGCGTGCAGCAGGTCGGTGCGACCCGCACATCGGACGTCCCCGCGGACGCGTACGACCCCGCGCTGCCCGCGGCGCCGTCCCAGTCGCCGACCAGCCTCACCGAGTCCAACCGCTGGGACATGACCCAGATCAAGGCGGACAAGGCGTGGGCTGTCAGCACCGGTTCCGCCTCGGTCAAGGTCGGTGTCCTCGACACCGGCGTCGACGACCGGCACCAGGACATCGCGCCCAACTTCAACGCGGCGGACTCCGTTTCCTGCGCCTACGGCCGACCCGACACCCGCGCCGGCGCCTGGCGCGACATCGGCGACCACGGCACGCATGTCGCGGGCACCATCGCCGCGGCCAGGAACGGCAAGGGCGTCGTCGGAGTGGCCCCCGGAGTGCGGATCTCCTCCGTCCGCATCGCCGAACCCGACACCAGCATGTTCTTCGCCGAGAACACCGTCTGCGGCTTCATGTGGGCCGGCGACCACGGCTTCAGGGTCACCAACAACAGCTACTACACCGATCCGTGGATGTTCAACTGCCCGGACGACGCCGACCAGGCCGCGATCATCGAGGGCGTGAGGCGCGCCCAGCAGTACGCGGAGGGCAAGGGCTCGCTCCAGGTCGCCGCCGCCGGCAACTCCAACTACGACCTGGCGAACAAGCGGACCGACAGGTCCAGCCCCAACGACTCGACGCCGGTGACCCGCACCATCACCAACGCCTGCATCGACATCCCGACGGAGCTGCCGGGCGTCGTCACGGTCGCCGCGACGGGGAACGGCAACGTCAAGGCGTCGTACTCCAACTACGGCCGTGGCATCATCGACGTCGCCGCGCCGGGCGGTGACGGCGCGTACGGGGTGTACTCGACGCTCCCGGGCGGCAAGTACGGGAACAAGAACGGCACGTCGATGGCCTCCCCGCACGTGGCGGGCGTCGCGGCCCTGATGGCGAGCACCGACCCGGCCGCGACCCCGGCCGAACTGCGTTCCCGCCTCGCGGCGCAGGCCAACGACACCGCCTGCCCGTCCGACGGCCGCTGCACGGGTACGACCGCCGACAACGCCTTCTTCGGCGAGGGGCAGGTCGACGCGCTGAAGGCGGTCGGCGGCACTCCGCCCCCGGGCCGCTACTTCGAGAACACCACCGACGTGGCCGTCAACGACAACGCCACCGCCGAGTCGCCCATCACGGTCACCGGACTCACCGGCAACGCCCCCGCCGCGCTCGTCGTCGGTGTGGACATCAAGCACACCTACCGCGGTGACCTGGTGCTGTCCCTCGTCGCTCCGGACGGCACGGTGTACCTGCTGGAGGACTTCCCGGACGGCGACAGTGCCGACGACGTCGTGAAGACGTACACGGTGAACGCCTCATCGAAGGTGGCCGCCGGCACCTGGAAGCTGCGGGTACGGGACTCGGCCACCCGGGACACCGGCCGTATCGACGCCTGGAACCTCACCTTCTAG
- a CDS encoding PadR family transcriptional regulator: protein MALEHAILVSLLEQPGSGYELARRFERSIGYFWTATHQQIYRVLKRMEGDGLLQVREVAQQGRPDKKEYSVAVPGRAALSRWLHEPVEPESIRHELAVKIRGAAFDDPAALISEVERHRKAHSARLEHYLAGEQRDFAGPGAPRPPDTRRELQHVVLRGGIAYERMTIAWLDDVLSTLHRLRAASAGT, encoded by the coding sequence ATGGCTCTCGAACACGCGATCCTCGTCTCCCTGCTGGAGCAGCCAGGCTCCGGCTATGAGCTCGCGCGCCGGTTCGAGCGGTCCATCGGGTACTTCTGGACCGCCACCCACCAGCAGATCTACCGCGTCCTCAAGCGCATGGAGGGCGACGGCCTGCTACAGGTCCGCGAAGTGGCCCAGCAGGGCCGGCCGGACAAGAAGGAGTACTCGGTCGCCGTCCCCGGTCGCGCCGCCCTCTCCCGTTGGCTGCACGAACCGGTCGAACCGGAGAGCATCCGCCATGAACTCGCCGTGAAGATCCGCGGTGCCGCCTTCGACGACCCGGCGGCGCTGATCTCCGAGGTCGAGCGGCACCGCAAGGCCCACAGTGCCCGGCTGGAGCACTACCTCGCGGGGGAGCAGCGGGACTTCGCCGGACCCGGTGCGCCCCGGCCGCCTGACACCCGCCGGGAACTCCAGCACGTCGTGCTGCGCGGAGGGATCGCCTACGAGCGGATGACCATCGCCTGGCTCGACGACGTCCTGTCCACCCTCCACCGACTGCGCGCGGCATCCGCGGGGACCTGA
- a CDS encoding acyl-CoA dehydrogenase family protein: protein MADELLFNPRTYDPAHFDPETRRLLRATVDWFESRGKRRLIEDYRSRVWLDDFLAFSAKEGLFATFLTPAADAARPDQRWDTARIAALNEIFGFYGLDYWYAWQVTILGLGPVWQSGNTAARARAAELLAQGQVFAFGLSEKSHGADIYSTDMLLEPDGDGGFRATGSKYYIGNGNAAGLVSVFGRRTDVEGPDGYVFFAADSRHPAYHLVQNVVDSSKYVSEFRLEDYPVAPDDVLHTGRAAFDAALNTVNVGKFNLCTASIGICEHAMYEAVGHAHNRVLYGRPVTAFPHVRRELTDAYVRLAGMKLFSDRAVDYFRSAGPDDRRYLLFNPMTKMKVTTEGEKVIDLMWDVIAAKGFEKDNYFAQAAVEIRGLPKLEGTVHVNLALILKFMRNHLLDPVAYPEVPARLDAADDGFLFRQGPARGLGSIRFHDWRAAFDAYADVPNVARFREQADALCVFVGTAAPDEEQSRDLDLLLAVGQLFALVVHGQLILEQARLTGLDQDVLDELFAVLVRDFSGYAVELHGKDSATERQQNWALGAVRRPVVDEARSARVWERVEALSGAYEMAP from the coding sequence ATGGCCGACGAACTCCTGTTCAACCCCCGCACCTACGACCCCGCGCACTTCGACCCCGAGACCCGCAGGCTGCTGCGCGCAACGGTCGACTGGTTCGAGTCCCGCGGCAAGCGCAGGCTGATCGAGGACTACCGCTCGCGCGTCTGGCTGGACGACTTCCTCGCGTTCTCCGCCAAGGAGGGCCTGTTCGCCACCTTCCTGACCCCGGCGGCCGACGCCGCCCGGCCGGACCAGCGCTGGGACACCGCGCGCATCGCCGCACTCAACGAGATCTTCGGGTTCTACGGTCTCGACTACTGGTACGCCTGGCAGGTCACCATCCTGGGCCTCGGGCCGGTGTGGCAGAGCGGCAACACCGCAGCCCGGGCCCGCGCGGCCGAACTCCTCGCCCAAGGGCAGGTGTTCGCCTTCGGGCTCTCCGAGAAGAGTCACGGCGCCGACATCTACTCCACCGACATGCTGCTGGAACCCGACGGCGACGGCGGTTTCCGGGCCACCGGGTCCAAGTACTACATCGGCAACGGCAACGCCGCCGGGCTCGTCTCCGTCTTCGGCCGCCGCACCGACGTGGAGGGCCCGGACGGCTACGTCTTCTTCGCCGCCGACAGCCGGCACCCCGCGTACCACCTGGTGCAGAACGTCGTCGACTCCTCCAAGTACGTCAGCGAGTTCAGGCTCGAGGACTACCCGGTGGCACCCGACGACGTCCTCCACACCGGCCGTGCCGCCTTCGACGCCGCCCTCAACACCGTCAACGTCGGCAAGTTCAACCTCTGCACCGCGTCGATCGGCATCTGCGAGCACGCGATGTACGAGGCCGTCGGCCACGCGCACAACCGCGTCCTGTACGGCCGCCCCGTCACCGCGTTCCCCCATGTGCGGCGCGAACTGACCGACGCGTACGTACGCCTCGCCGGCATGAAGCTGTTCAGCGACCGCGCTGTGGACTACTTCCGCTCCGCAGGCCCGGACGACCGCCGCTACCTGCTCTTCAATCCGATGACCAAGATGAAGGTCACCACGGAGGGCGAGAAGGTCATCGACCTGATGTGGGACGTCATCGCCGCCAAGGGCTTCGAGAAGGACAACTACTTCGCGCAGGCCGCGGTCGAGATCCGGGGCCTGCCCAAGCTCGAGGGCACGGTCCACGTCAACCTCGCACTGATCCTGAAGTTCATGCGCAACCACCTGCTGGACCCGGTGGCCTACCCCGAGGTGCCCGCCCGGCTCGACGCCGCCGACGACGGGTTCCTGTTCCGGCAGGGACCTGCCCGGGGGCTCGGCTCCATCCGCTTCCACGACTGGCGGGCCGCCTTCGACGCCTACGCCGACGTGCCCAACGTCGCCCGCTTCCGCGAGCAGGCCGACGCCCTGTGCGTCTTCGTCGGCACGGCCGCCCCCGACGAGGAGCAGAGCCGCGACCTGGACCTGCTGCTCGCCGTCGGCCAGTTGTTCGCCCTGGTGGTGCACGGCCAGCTGATCCTCGAGCAGGCCCGGCTGACCGGCCTGGACCAGGACGTGCTGGACGAACTCTTCGCCGTCCTGGTCCGCGACTTCTCCGGGTACGCCGTCGAACTGCACGGCAAGGACTCGGCCACCGAGCGGCAGCAGAACTGGGCGCTGGGCGCCGTTCGCCGGCCCGTCGTCGACGAGGCCCGCTCGGCACGTGTCTGGGAGCGGGTCGAGGCGCTGTCCGGGGCGTACGAGATGGCGCCGTAG
- a CDS encoding TauD/TfdA family dioxygenase produces the protein MTSPAPATLPEATVQPGRTPILPIDPPDDTSSWIAAHTTALRSLVATHGAILIRGLGLRGADQAAAALRELAGGALMRDTEAFAVREAYRDGVYSSTAWPPNQPMCMHHELSYALTFPGMMMFACLTAPASGGVTGVSDASAVLEALPAAMVERFEREGWLLTRSYNDEIGASWAEAFGTGDRGAVEEYCRANAIDFAWQSDGALRTRQRRSAVVRHPATGVRCWFNQIAFLNEWTLAPEVREYLVDVYGEDGLPFNTRYGNGDPVGEDVVATLNEVYEAHTAREPWQPGDLMLVDNIRTAHSREPYDGPREILVGMSDPQQFSGTSSVSAEAAR, from the coding sequence ATGACGTCCCCCGCCCCCGCGACCCTGCCCGAGGCGACCGTTCAGCCCGGCAGGACGCCGATCCTCCCCATCGACCCCCCTGACGACACATCGAGCTGGATCGCCGCGCACACCACCGCACTGCGCTCCCTCGTCGCCACGCACGGGGCGATCCTCATCCGAGGCCTGGGGCTGCGCGGCGCGGACCAGGCCGCCGCGGCTCTTCGGGAACTCGCGGGCGGTGCTCTCATGCGGGACACCGAGGCCTTCGCCGTTCGTGAGGCGTATCGGGACGGGGTGTACTCGTCCACCGCGTGGCCGCCGAACCAGCCGATGTGCATGCACCATGAACTGAGCTACGCGCTGACGTTCCCCGGGATGATGATGTTCGCGTGCCTGACCGCTCCCGCCTCGGGCGGGGTGACGGGGGTCTCGGACGCCTCGGCCGTGCTGGAGGCGCTGCCCGCGGCGATGGTGGAGCGCTTCGAGCGGGAGGGCTGGCTCCTCACCCGCAGCTACAACGACGAGATCGGCGCCTCCTGGGCCGAGGCCTTCGGTACCGGCGACCGCGGCGCCGTCGAGGAGTACTGCCGCGCCAACGCCATCGACTTCGCCTGGCAGAGCGACGGCGCACTGCGCACCCGCCAGCGCCGCAGCGCGGTCGTGCGCCACCCGGCGACCGGGGTGCGCTGCTGGTTCAACCAGATCGCCTTCCTCAACGAGTGGACCCTGGCCCCCGAGGTCCGCGAGTACCTCGTCGACGTCTACGGCGAGGACGGCCTGCCGTTCAACACCCGCTACGGCAACGGCGACCCCGTCGGCGAGGACGTCGTGGCGACCCTCAACGAGGTCTACGAGGCCCACACGGCCCGCGAACCCTGGCAGCCCGGCGACCTGATGCTCGTCGACAACATCCGCACCGCCCACAGCCGCGAACCCTACGACGGCCCCCGCGAGATCCTCGTGGGCATGTCGGACCCGCAGCAGTTCTCCGGCACCTCGTCGGTGAGCGCAGAGGCAGCACGATGA
- the sbnB gene encoding 2,3-diaminopropionate biosynthesis protein SbnB, with the protein MSQPTAVPPFAVISGAQVQTTLRHREKQITDLVEATYRLHAMGDSVNPPSYFLRFPDRPNSRIIALPASVGGQVRVDGIKWISSFPDNVAAGIPRASAVLILNDHDTGYPFACLESSIISASRTAAMAALAADRLSRGRPERPSRVGFFGTGLIARYIHTFLAGTGWSFDEIGVHDLSADSAAGFAGYLKQTGTPGRVTVHDGPEELIRSSDMVVFATIAAKPHVTDPSWLGHNPLVLHVSLRDLAPEIVLASANFVDDVEHCLKADTSPHLAEQLTGSRDFLNGTLADVVSGEARVPGDRPVVFSPFGLGVLDLAVGKYVYDETVRAGRLHTVDDFFHELRRHG; encoded by the coding sequence ATGTCCCAGCCCACCGCAGTGCCACCGTTCGCCGTGATCTCCGGCGCCCAGGTGCAAACCACCCTCCGGCATCGCGAGAAGCAGATCACCGACCTGGTCGAAGCCACCTACCGGCTGCATGCCATGGGCGACTCGGTCAATCCGCCCTCGTACTTCCTTCGGTTCCCCGACCGCCCCAACTCCCGGATCATCGCACTGCCGGCGTCCGTCGGCGGACAGGTCCGCGTGGACGGCATCAAGTGGATCTCCAGCTTCCCCGACAACGTCGCCGCGGGGATCCCCCGCGCTTCGGCCGTGCTGATCCTCAACGACCACGACACCGGCTACCCGTTCGCCTGCCTGGAAAGCTCGATCATCAGTGCGTCGAGAACCGCCGCGATGGCGGCCCTCGCCGCCGACCGGCTCAGCCGCGGCCGGCCCGAACGCCCCTCGCGGGTCGGGTTCTTCGGCACCGGCCTGATCGCCCGCTACATCCACACCTTCCTCGCCGGCACCGGCTGGTCCTTCGACGAGATCGGGGTGCACGACCTGTCCGCCGACAGCGCCGCCGGGTTCGCCGGCTATCTGAAGCAGACGGGCACTCCCGGCCGGGTCACCGTCCACGACGGCCCCGAGGAACTCATCCGCTCCAGCGACATGGTCGTATTCGCGACCATCGCCGCGAAACCGCATGTCACCGACCCGTCGTGGCTCGGGCACAACCCGCTGGTGCTGCACGTCTCACTGCGCGACCTCGCCCCCGAGATCGTCCTCGCCTCGGCCAACTTCGTGGACGACGTCGAGCACTGCCTCAAGGCCGACACCTCCCCGCACCTGGCCGAACAGCTCACCGGAAGCCGGGACTTCCTCAACGGCACCCTGGCCGACGTCGTGTCCGGCGAGGCACGGGTGCCCGGTGACCGGCCGGTGGTCTTCTCGCCCTTCGGCCTCGGGGTCCTCGACCTGGCCGTCGGCAAGTACGTGTACGACGAGACGGTACGCGCCGGCCGGCTGCACACCGTCGACGACTTCTTCCACGAACTGCGCCGTCACGGCTGA